From one Shewanella sp. GD04112 genomic stretch:
- the ilvY gene encoding HTH-type transcriptional activator IlvY, with product MDIRTLKLYLHLCDSLHFAKTAEQMHVSPSTLSRALQRLEEEVNAKLFERDNRSVTLTHAGREFKLFAEQTLHHWRNLRHSIDLKQDVLRGTLNLYCSVTAAYSHLPQLLERFRQEHPFVEIALTTGDAANALAEVQQNRADIAIAALPDPFPATLHFAKIDDVPLSLIAPTMRCAVQQQISQAPIDWSRVPFIIPDHGPGRRRADNWFKQMGISPNIYAQVSGQEAIASMVALGCGVSITPEVVINNSPVRDRIQLLASPVNIAPFELGCCCKVKRLDDPIVNAFLEAI from the coding sequence ATGGACATACGCACCCTCAAATTGTACCTACACTTATGTGACAGTTTGCACTTCGCCAAGACGGCGGAGCAGATGCACGTCAGTCCCTCGACCTTAAGTCGCGCCTTGCAACGGCTCGAAGAAGAAGTGAACGCCAAATTATTCGAACGGGATAATCGCAGCGTGACCTTAACCCATGCTGGGCGCGAGTTTAAATTGTTCGCCGAGCAGACCCTGCACCATTGGCGCAACCTGCGGCACAGTATCGATCTCAAGCAGGATGTACTGCGCGGCACCTTAAATCTCTATTGCTCAGTGACCGCCGCCTACAGCCATTTACCGCAATTGCTGGAACGTTTTCGGCAGGAGCATCCCTTTGTTGAGATTGCCCTCACCACAGGAGATGCCGCCAATGCACTGGCCGAAGTGCAACAAAATCGCGCCGACATTGCCATTGCCGCGCTGCCGGATCCCTTTCCTGCCACCTTGCATTTCGCCAAGATTGACGATGTGCCTTTGTCCTTAATCGCGCCAACCATGCGCTGCGCGGTGCAGCAACAGATAAGCCAAGCCCCCATCGACTGGTCGCGGGTGCCCTTTATCATTCCCGACCATGGCCCTGGGCGCCGCCGCGCCGATAATTGGTTCAAACAGATGGGAATAAGCCCCAATATTTATGCACAGGTGTCGGGGCAGGAAGCGATTGCATCCATGGTGGCGCTCGGGTGTGGCGTGAGCATCACCCCTGAGGTGGTGATCAATAACAGTCCGGTACGGGATAGGATCCAGCTATTAGCCTCCCCCGTGAACATTGCCCCCTTTGAGCTGGGTTGTTGTTGCAAGGTCAAACGCTTAGACGATCCGATAGTGAATGCGTTTTTAGAAGCGATCTAA
- the ilvC gene encoding ketol-acid reductoisomerase, with amino-acid sequence MANYFNSLNLRQQLAQLGQCRFMDRSEFSDGCNYIKDWNIVILGCGAQGLNQGLNMRDSGLNIAYALRPEAIAQKRASWQKATDNGFRVGTFEELIPTADLVLNLTPDKQHSNVVSAVMPLMKQGATLSYSHGFNIVEEGMQIRPDITVVMVAPKCPGTEVREEYKRGFGVPTLIAVHPENDPNGDGLEIAKAYASATGGDRAGVLQSSFIAEVKSDLMGEQTILCGMLQTGAILGYDKMVADGVEPGYAAKLIQQGWETVTEALKHGGITNMMDRLSNPAKIKAFEIAEDLKEILQPLFEKHMDDIISGEFSRTMMQDWANDDANLLRWRAETAETGFENAPVLSEHIDEQTYFDKGIFLVAMIKAGVELAFDTMVSAGIVEESAYYESLHETPLIANTIARKRLYEMNVVISDTAEYGCYLFNHAAVPMLRDYVNAMSPEYLGAGLKDSSNNVDNLQLIAINDAIRHTSVEYIGAELRGYMTDMKSIVGA; translated from the coding sequence ATGGCTAACTATTTTAACTCTCTGAATTTACGTCAACAATTAGCGCAGCTTGGCCAATGTCGTTTCATGGACCGTTCTGAATTCAGCGACGGCTGCAATTACATCAAAGATTGGAATATTGTTATTTTAGGTTGTGGTGCTCAGGGTCTTAACCAAGGTCTGAACATGCGTGACTCGGGGCTGAATATTGCTTATGCCCTGCGCCCAGAAGCCATTGCTCAAAAGCGTGCCTCATGGCAAAAAGCCACAGACAATGGCTTCAGAGTCGGTACTTTTGAAGAGCTGATCCCTACAGCGGATTTAGTGCTGAACTTAACGCCCGATAAGCAGCACTCTAACGTTGTTAGTGCCGTGATGCCGCTGATGAAGCAAGGCGCGACTCTGTCTTATTCCCACGGTTTTAACATCGTTGAAGAAGGCATGCAGATCCGCCCCGATATCACAGTTGTGATGGTGGCGCCTAAGTGCCCTGGTACTGAAGTACGTGAAGAATACAAGCGTGGTTTTGGTGTACCGACCTTGATTGCTGTGCACCCAGAAAACGACCCTAATGGCGATGGTTTAGAGATTGCGAAAGCCTATGCGAGTGCTACAGGTGGTGACCGTGCTGGTGTGTTGCAATCATCCTTTATCGCCGAAGTGAAATCGGATCTGATGGGCGAGCAAACCATTCTGTGCGGTATGTTGCAGACGGGCGCGATCTTAGGTTACGACAAGATGGTGGCCGATGGTGTTGAACCTGGCTATGCCGCTAAGTTAATTCAACAAGGTTGGGAAACCGTGACCGAGGCGCTTAAGCACGGCGGTATCACTAATATGATGGATAGACTGTCTAATCCAGCCAAGATTAAAGCGTTTGAAATTGCAGAAGATTTAAAAGAAATCCTGCAACCCTTATTCGAAAAACATATGGATGACATCATCAGCGGCGAGTTCTCTCGCACTATGATGCAAGACTGGGCCAATGACGACGCTAACCTGCTGCGTTGGCGCGCCGAAACCGCCGAAACGGGCTTTGAAAATGCGCCAGTGTTGAGCGAGCATATCGACGAGCAAACCTATTTCGACAAAGGGATTTTCCTAGTCGCGATGATCAAAGCCGGTGTCGAATTAGCCTTCGATACTATGGTGTCTGCGGGTATTGTTGAAGAGTCCGCCTATTACGAATCACTGCACGAAACGCCGTTGATCGCTAACACCATCGCCCGTAAACGTCTTTACGAGATGAACGTGGTGATCTCGGATACCGCAGAATACGGTTGTTATCTGTTCAACCACGCCGCCGTGCCTATGCTGCGTGACTATGTGAATGCCATGTCGCCAGAGTATTTAGGTGCGGGTCTGAAGGACAGTTCTAACAACGTCGATAATCTGCAGTTAATCGCCATCAATGATGCGATTCGCCACACCTCAGTTGAGTATATCGGTGCGGAACTTCGTGGTTATATGACTGATATGAAAAGTATTGTTGGAGCTTAA
- a CDS encoding transporter substrate-binding domain-containing protein, protein MILLSPAAHGADELSPLRLRFCVEETEYPPFNYFIRQDGIKTSTLSGYDIDLLERTFKPIGIDYEVQALPWLRCLKDVQNGSIDAAMSASLNRQRATDYIPSIAYYYLTPSYFYLKAELDPQFHINDINQLADFGTVCGIKGFNYDNFGWRKETPISEINSLQHLPEMLLKHRCKFFIARKEILAGSLALTQSGELPKTLTSKVSPNTQQEPFYMLISKRSANKDLIAREFNRQVQAMRDSHQLEALYQFHIQKLTHGDDKGSDSL, encoded by the coding sequence GTGATTCTGCTCTCGCCTGCTGCCCATGGCGCAGACGAGCTTTCCCCATTAAGGTTACGCTTTTGTGTCGAAGAGACTGAATATCCACCGTTTAATTATTTTATTCGGCAAGATGGCATTAAGACTTCCACGCTTAGCGGCTACGATATCGACCTGCTAGAACGCACCTTTAAACCCATTGGAATTGATTATGAAGTGCAGGCTTTGCCTTGGTTACGCTGTTTGAAGGACGTTCAAAATGGCAGCATAGATGCCGCAATGAGCGCATCGCTCAACCGACAAAGGGCGACTGATTATATCCCATCTATTGCTTATTATTACCTCACCCCCAGTTATTTTTATTTGAAAGCAGAACTAGACCCGCAATTTCATATAAATGATATCAATCAGTTGGCTGATTTTGGCACGGTTTGCGGCATTAAAGGCTTCAATTACGATAACTTTGGCTGGCGCAAAGAAACGCCCATCAGCGAAATCAATTCCCTGCAACATCTCCCTGAAATGTTGTTGAAACACAGATGTAAATTCTTCATCGCCCGCAAGGAGATTTTAGCTGGCAGCCTCGCTTTAACGCAGTCGGGTGAACTGCCTAAGACGCTCACCTCTAAGGTATCTCCCAACACCCAGCAGGAGCCTTTTTATATGCTGATCTCAAAACGTTCAGCCAATAAAGACTTGATTGCGCGTGAATTTAATCGGCAGGTGCAAGCGATGCGAGACAGCCATCAACTCGAAGCCCTATACCAATTCCATATCCAAAAGCTTACTCACGGGGACGATAAGGGCAGTGATTCGCTTTAG
- a CDS encoding ABC transporter substrate-binding protein — MRLWYLSCLFIGLLCSISPAWAKLEVAFFNPGAATDSFWGDVDKLMQVAATQLDINLQITHSDRNHFKMINQLEVLLSSTSSIPSHIILVNEKQSAIKMLQLLYHYPIYVQLILNDISVAERETLLADPHWQTYLLPAIIPDNYAIGAETAKILLSGLKDENAKVLLISGDKSTPASVLRTQGANDYFFMQHNATVTQTVYGQWSQDIAYGQTLTLLSRYPDLNLIWTASDNMALGVLKALREKGLQPGRDVLVSSVNTSAEILQLRQSQQVTTLGGGHFLAGALGLVQLKHYQATSQYYPYADIQLFSVLNPDSEFYRLLVARDWAGIFKTQILDKLPQS, encoded by the coding sequence TTGCGTCTATGGTATTTGAGTTGTTTATTTATAGGCCTGCTGTGTTCCATATCGCCTGCATGGGCCAAATTAGAAGTGGCTTTTTTTAACCCTGGCGCCGCAACGGATAGCTTTTGGGGTGATGTCGATAAATTAATGCAAGTGGCTGCCACTCAACTCGATATTAATTTACAAATAACCCATTCAGACCGTAATCATTTTAAAATGATTAACCAATTAGAGGTATTATTAAGCTCTACCTCATCCATCCCTAGCCATATTATTTTGGTAAATGAGAAGCAGTCAGCAATAAAAATGTTGCAGTTGCTCTACCACTATCCCATATATGTGCAGCTGATATTGAATGATATTTCAGTGGCCGAGCGAGAAACCTTATTAGCGGATCCACATTGGCAAACCTATTTATTACCAGCCATTATTCCCGATAATTACGCGATTGGCGCCGAAACGGCCAAAATCCTATTAAGTGGTTTAAAGGATGAAAACGCGAAGGTTTTATTAATTTCGGGCGATAAGTCGACGCCTGCCTCAGTGCTGCGCACCCAAGGCGCCAATGACTACTTTTTTATGCAGCACAATGCCACTGTGACTCAAACCGTCTATGGCCAGTGGAGTCAAGATATTGCCTATGGGCAAACCTTAACTTTGCTTTCCCGCTATCCCGATTTAAATCTGATTTGGACGGCCAGCGATAATATGGCCTTGGGAGTGTTAAAAGCCTTGCGGGAAAAAGGACTTCAGCCTGGGCGTGATGTATTGGTGAGTTCAGTGAATACCTCCGCAGAGATTTTACAGCTTCGCCAATCACAGCAGGTCACCACTTTGGGCGGCGGGCACTTTTTAGCGGGCGCTTTGGGATTAGTGCAGCTGAAGCATTATCAAGCAACTTCGCAATATTATCCCTATGCGGACATACAACTTTTTAGTGTCCTTAATCCGGATTCGGAGTTTTATCGGCTGTTAGTCGCTAGGGATTGGGCGGGAATTTTTAAGACACAGATTTTGGATAAGTTGCCACAATCATAA
- a CDS encoding YkgJ family cysteine cluster protein has translation MSKRGKNTASAVSIFNIDDLSTWQKYRKGLCDSCHATCCTLPVEVTVSDLVRMALVDEFEAEGDLKAIAKRLQKARIIDNFNHKTAIFTLARMANDDCLYLDSKTRRCTIYHQRPETCRNHPQIGPKANHCPYRPRE, from the coding sequence GTGTCAAAACGGGGCAAAAATACGGCAAGTGCGGTGTCGATTTTCAATATCGATGATTTGTCCACTTGGCAAAAATATCGCAAAGGCTTATGTGATAGCTGCCATGCGACCTGCTGTACGCTACCCGTTGAAGTCACAGTGAGCGACTTAGTGCGCATGGCCTTAGTGGACGAGTTTGAAGCCGAGGGCGATCTCAAAGCCATCGCCAAACGTCTACAAAAAGCGCGCATCATCGACAACTTCAACCACAAAACCGCCATTTTTACCTTGGCCCGCATGGCGAACGATGATTGCCTGTACCTCGACAGTAAAACCCGTCGCTGCACCATTTATCATCAACGTCCTGAAACTTGCCGTAATCATCCACAAATCGGCCCTAAAGCGAATCACTGCCCTTATCGTCCCCGTGAGTAA
- the recG gene encoding ATP-dependent DNA helicase RecG encodes MQQLDLVPITDLKGVAKRVAEKLAKLGITTVQDLLFHLPLRYEDRTQIYPIAALMPGNYGTIEAEIQSTQIIQGRKRMLVCNVRDNTGSMSLRFFNFSMAQRNAMQNGLMIRAYGEIRRGNHQAEIVHPEYKIVYPGEDIHLSDTLTPIYPTTEGLKQASWIKLTEQALELLEDGGLTELLPTNLQPNSMSLKQALQTLHRPHAGISQFDLELGQHPAQQRLVQEELLAHNLSMLRLRQRSNLDAAVTMHTSGQLLNPFLASLPFKPTGAQQRVVAEIGKDLEQPHPMMRLVQGDVGSGKTLVAALAALQAIENGYQVAMMAPTELLAEQHAANFAAWFEPLGLKVGWLAGKLKGKARAQSLADIESGSAQMVIGTHAIFQQQVTFNKLALIIIDEQHRFGVHQRMGLREKGINQGFHPHQLIMTATPIPRTLAMTAYADLDTSIIDELPPGRTPVTTVAIPDSRRNEVLERVRNSVVTDKRQAYWVCTLIEESEVLECQAAEDTAEELRQALPELSIGLVHGRMKSAEKQKIMADFKTGTIHLLVATTVIEVGVDVPNSSLMIIENPERLGLAQLHQLRGRVGRGAVASHCVLLYKAPLSQTASQRLNVLRQSNDGFVIAQKDLEIRGPGEVLGTKQTGLAELKIADLVRDQALIPHIQKLASHVMSQAPESVDAIIHRWLGHRQQYVQA; translated from the coding sequence TTGCAGCAATTGGATCTTGTTCCGATCACCGACCTCAAAGGCGTCGCCAAAAGGGTGGCGGAAAAACTCGCCAAGCTCGGCATCACAACAGTACAAGATCTGCTGTTTCACTTACCCCTGCGCTACGAAGACCGCACTCAGATTTACCCTATTGCCGCCTTAATGCCGGGAAATTACGGCACCATTGAAGCCGAAATCCAGTCGACGCAAATCATTCAAGGCCGCAAACGCATGCTGGTGTGCAATGTGCGGGATAATACCGGCAGCATGAGCCTGCGCTTCTTTAACTTTTCGATGGCGCAACGCAATGCGATGCAAAATGGTTTAATGATCCGCGCCTACGGTGAAATTCGCCGTGGTAATCATCAGGCAGAAATCGTCCATCCCGAGTACAAAATTGTGTATCCCGGTGAAGACATTCACTTAAGCGATACCCTTACGCCGATTTATCCCACGACGGAAGGACTCAAGCAGGCGAGTTGGATCAAGCTCACCGAGCAAGCCCTCGAATTATTAGAAGACGGCGGTTTGACCGAGTTATTACCCACCAATTTGCAGCCCAACAGCATGAGCTTAAAACAAGCGCTGCAAACCCTGCATCGCCCCCACGCTGGAATATCACAATTTGACTTAGAGCTCGGCCAGCATCCGGCGCAGCAACGGCTGGTGCAAGAAGAACTGCTCGCCCATAACCTCAGCATGCTCCGACTCAGGCAGCGCAGCAATCTCGACGCCGCCGTGACCATGCACACCAGCGGCCAACTATTGAATCCCTTTCTCGCCTCATTGCCCTTTAAACCGACGGGCGCACAGCAACGGGTCGTCGCCGAGATAGGTAAAGATTTAGAGCAACCGCATCCCATGATGCGCTTAGTTCAAGGTGATGTGGGTTCGGGTAAAACCTTAGTCGCCGCCCTAGCCGCCCTGCAGGCCATCGAAAATGGCTACCAAGTGGCGATGATGGCGCCTACCGAATTACTCGCCGAGCAGCATGCGGCAAACTTTGCCGCCTGGTTTGAGCCTCTGGGATTAAAAGTGGGTTGGCTAGCGGGCAAGCTTAAAGGCAAGGCGCGGGCGCAATCCTTAGCCGATATTGAATCGGGCTCGGCGCAAATGGTGATAGGGACCCATGCCATCTTCCAGCAACAGGTAACCTTTAACAAACTCGCCTTGATCATCATTGACGAGCAGCACAGGTTCGGGGTTCACCAACGGATGGGGCTCAGGGAAAAAGGCATTAACCAAGGCTTTCATCCCCACCAGCTGATTATGACGGCCACGCCTATTCCGCGCACCTTAGCCATGACAGCCTACGCCGATTTGGACACCTCGATTATCGATGAGTTGCCGCCTGGCCGCACGCCCGTGACCACAGTCGCCATTCCCGATTCGCGTCGCAATGAAGTGCTCGAGCGCGTCCGCAACAGCGTCGTCACGGATAAACGCCAAGCCTATTGGGTCTGTACTCTGATTGAAGAATCCGAAGTTCTCGAGTGCCAAGCGGCGGAAGATACCGCCGAAGAGTTGCGCCAAGCGCTGCCGGAACTCAGCATAGGTTTAGTCCACGGCCGGATGAAAAGCGCTGAAAAGCAAAAAATTATGGCCGACTTCAAGACGGGAACTATCCATTTATTGGTTGCAACTACAGTGATTGAAGTCGGCGTCGACGTCCCCAACTCTAGCTTGATGATTATCGAAAACCCAGAGCGACTGGGTCTTGCACAGTTACACCAGCTGCGAGGTCGCGTAGGGCGCGGTGCCGTGGCAAGCCATTGTGTGTTACTCTACAAGGCGCCATTGAGCCAAACCGCGAGCCAGCGGTTAAATGTGCTCAGGCAAAGTAATGATGGTTTTGTGATTGCACAGAAAGACTTAGAGATCCGTGGGCCGGGCGAAGTACTGGGCACGAAGCAAACGGGACTGGCCGAGCTAAAAATCGCCGACCTTGTCCGCGATCAGGCGCTTATCCCACATATCCAAAAACTGGCGAGCCATGTGATGTCACAGGCGCCAGAGTCGGTCGATGCCATTATTCATCGTTGGCTTGGACACAGGCAGCAATACGTTCAGGCCTAA
- a CDS encoding hemolysin family protein: MSLLDNVMIILCLIGASCFFSMSEIALAASRKIRLRQLADEGDSRAEKVLQLQAQPGSFFTVVQIGLNAVAIMGGIVGESAFRPYFYQFLSAWLSDPWLSQLSFFLSFFVVTSAFILVADLMPKRIAMAMPESVALVVVGPMSFCIAILRPLVWFFNGMASGIFKLLQIPTVRNDEITPDDIYAVMNAGAEAGVLDKGEQQMIENVFEMQTVSVTSAMTARESLVYFLLQDSEEDIKRKIAEDPHTKFLVCDGQLDMVKGFVDAKELLIRVINGEKITLKDNSLVHTSLIIPDTLSLSEAMEYFKNSRADFAVVMNEYALVVGIVTTNDLQRAVMGAWSLHESEEQIIARDGNSWLVDGVTPITDVMRAFDIEEFPHNQNYETIAGFMMYMLRKIPKRTDFVNYAGYKFEVVDIDAYKVDQLLVTRIDGNDKLMSPDT; this comes from the coding sequence ATGAGTCTCTTAGATAACGTGATGATTATATTGTGCTTAATTGGCGCAAGTTGTTTCTTTTCCATGTCAGAAATCGCTTTGGCCGCATCACGCAAAATCCGTTTACGTCAATTAGCCGATGAAGGCGATAGCCGCGCCGAAAAAGTGCTGCAACTCCAAGCCCAGCCCGGTAGCTTTTTTACTGTGGTGCAAATTGGCCTGAATGCCGTTGCCATCATGGGCGGTATTGTGGGTGAATCGGCGTTTCGTCCCTATTTTTACCAGTTTTTAAGTGCGTGGTTGAGCGACCCTTGGCTGAGCCAACTTAGCTTCTTCCTGTCTTTCTTTGTGGTAACCAGTGCCTTTATTTTGGTCGCCGATTTAATGCCTAAGCGAATTGCAATGGCGATGCCTGAATCGGTTGCGCTAGTGGTTGTCGGGCCAATGAGTTTTTGTATCGCGATCCTGCGTCCATTGGTGTGGTTTTTCAATGGCATGGCTAGTGGTATCTTCAAGTTGCTGCAGATCCCTACCGTGCGTAACGATGAAATCACCCCAGATGATATTTATGCGGTCATGAACGCGGGAGCAGAAGCCGGGGTGCTCGACAAGGGCGAGCAACAAATGATCGAAAATGTGTTTGAAATGCAAACCGTTTCGGTAACGTCAGCCATGACGGCCCGCGAAAGCTTAGTGTATTTCCTGCTGCAAGACAGCGAGGAGGATATCAAGCGTAAGATTGCCGAAGATCCCCATACTAAGTTTTTAGTCTGTGACGGCCAATTGGATATGGTCAAAGGGTTTGTGGATGCGAAGGAACTGCTGATCCGTGTGATCAACGGTGAAAAAATTACCTTAAAAGACAACAGTCTTGTGCATACCTCGCTGATTATTCCCGATACCTTAAGCCTGTCTGAGGCGATGGAATACTTCAAAAATAGCCGCGCCGATTTCGCGGTGGTGATGAACGAATATGCTCTGGTTGTGGGGATTGTCACCACCAACGATCTGCAGCGCGCGGTGATGGGGGCCTGGTCGCTACACGAGAGCGAAGAGCAGATTATTGCCCGTGATGGCAATTCTTGGTTAGTGGACGGGGTGACGCCGATTACTGACGTAATGCGTGCCTTCGATATTGAGGAATTCCCCCATAACCAAAACTACGAAACCATTGCCGGCTTTATGATGTACATGCTGCGTAAGATCCCTAAGCGCACCGACTTTGTTAACTATGCTGGTTACAAGTTTGAAGTGGTGGATATCGACGCCTACAAGGTCGATCAACTGCTGGTAACTCGTATCGATGGCAACGATAAGTTGATGTCACCAGATACCTAA
- a CDS encoding sensor domain-containing diguanylate cyclase gives MKHRNHSISHRMTLTIIGVSSFFAVLTMLVQLIWNYQESIDKTTADIREYSESILPSVAKSLWDVDHSLLSDLLSGLGMMPMVASVNLESIDGVAMQLGKSIHLDNRRQTLFHYPINYQEQQIGMLTVGLDTDTLYYELWQQLIIIVLGNGLKTLLMIYLILSLVRLLVTNRLSALERFANQINLHSLPKLNVPMSVMQNSDEIGHVAQSLQDMYQRIRNDLAINKRQQRALQQQQNQLAKLVDERTQELNWQSKANQLLAEMSLQFLTTDTTRLDESLAEVCGRIGCLFDVERVSIIEFTQQHARYRSFWSCESQAGKIQDISIDSVAVLAQKFTSESTLVIESVAELADESPKEYQALCSVGICSIAAYAIKNNNQLLGLLSLTMVSRPLNWSVQKKVMLTQFAAALNELLLREEKERQMLSLQQALVSVNAQLRVMADTDELTGLSNRRPFTQTLETLLQQDTSFGLLMLDVDYFKSYNDTYGHLEGDAALKRVAQALTQCGILPQESLLARIGGEEFAIVLQQISPIQLEAIANQLCYQVAALEIPHKSSPKGKITLSIGGVYFPKESQDGLTLSEVLRRTDICLYRAKDQGRNTVVIDSNHK, from the coding sequence ATGAAGCATCGTAATCATTCCATCAGTCACAGAATGACGCTCACTATTATTGGGGTGAGTTCGTTTTTTGCTGTCCTGACTATGTTGGTACAGTTGATATGGAACTATCAAGAGAGCATAGATAAAACCACGGCGGATATTCGTGAATACTCCGAATCCATCTTACCCAGTGTGGCTAAGTCGCTGTGGGATGTTGACCATAGTTTGTTATCGGATTTGTTGTCTGGCCTTGGGATGATGCCCATGGTGGCGAGCGTTAATCTAGAGAGTATCGACGGCGTTGCCATGCAATTGGGTAAGTCGATTCATTTAGATAATCGTCGGCAAACCCTGTTTCACTATCCCATTAACTATCAAGAGCAGCAGATTGGCATGCTGACGGTCGGTTTAGATACGGACACACTCTATTACGAGTTGTGGCAGCAATTGATCATCATAGTATTAGGCAACGGGCTGAAAACGCTGCTGATGATTTACTTGATTCTCTCTTTGGTTCGCTTGTTAGTCACCAATCGCCTCTCGGCGCTGGAGCGGTTCGCCAATCAAATTAACCTGCACTCCCTGCCTAAGCTCAATGTGCCCATGAGTGTGATGCAAAACTCCGATGAGATTGGCCATGTCGCCCAATCGCTACAGGACATGTATCAGCGGATCCGCAACGATTTGGCAATCAATAAACGCCAGCAACGGGCGCTGCAACAACAGCAAAACCAGTTGGCGAAGCTGGTCGATGAGCGGACTCAAGAACTCAATTGGCAATCCAAGGCAAACCAGCTGCTAGCCGAGATGTCGTTGCAATTTTTAACGACAGACACCACCCGATTAGATGAGTCCTTAGCCGAGGTCTGTGGCCGCATTGGTTGCCTATTTGATGTTGAACGGGTGAGCATTATTGAATTTACCCAGCAGCACGCCCGATATCGGAGTTTTTGGAGCTGCGAGTCGCAGGCGGGCAAGATCCAAGATATTTCCATCGACAGTGTGGCTGTGCTGGCACAAAAATTTACCTCAGAGTCGACCTTAGTCATTGAGTCGGTTGCTGAACTGGCGGATGAATCACCAAAGGAATATCAAGCCTTGTGCTCGGTCGGCATCTGTTCAATTGCTGCCTATGCGATTAAAAATAACAATCAACTCTTGGGGTTACTCTCGCTTACTATGGTCAGTCGTCCATTAAATTGGAGCGTGCAAAAGAAGGTGATGCTGACGCAATTTGCCGCGGCACTGAACGAATTATTACTGCGTGAGGAAAAAGAGCGACAGATGCTCAGCCTGCAACAGGCTTTAGTGTCGGTGAATGCTCAGCTGCGGGTGATGGCCGACACCGATGAATTAACCGGATTAAGCAACCGCCGCCCCTTCACTCAAACTCTAGAAACCTTGCTCCAGCAAGACACTTCCTTCGGCCTGCTCATGTTGGATGTCGATTACTTCAAGAGTTACAACGATACCTACGGCCACCTCGAGGGCGATGCGGCGCTTAAGCGAGTGGCGCAGGCGTTAACTCAGTGTGGTATTTTGCCGCAGGAGAGTTTACTTGCCCGTATTGGTGGTGAGGAATTCGCGATTGTTCTGCAACAGATTTCACCAATCCAATTGGAGGCGATAGCCAACCAGCTCTGCTACCAAGTGGCCGCCTTGGAGATCCCCCATAAAAGCTCCCCAAAGGGCAAGATCACCCTGAGTATTGGTGGGGTGTATTTTCCTAAGGAGAGCCAGGATGGCTTAACGTTGTCGGAGGTACTGCGCCGTACCGATATTTGTCTGTATCGCGCTAAAGATCAGGGGCGCAATACCGTGGTGATTGATTCGAACCATAAGTGA
- a CDS encoding DUF3014 domain-containing protein: MQVNQDDRITPQETSSSSNRFALIAIVLVILLSAGGYYYYTKDDSPKLIPNAPIVLPEPPSSEPMTLETGTEPETAPVENETPATTTTETETVVTPTEPAIPEEVVPSLPESDAFVHQKALAIINNNVVGSSLVNQDLARQFVVFVDNLAQGDLARKVSPVKGPEKLFTVSEITSKVYLNPESYHRYDAYATVIASMDEQTLMHTYKQLTPLFDEAFAELGYSNAKFNDRMLQAIKIMLAAPIIEEPIELSSISVNYRFVDPNLEALPSAQKLMIRMGPENTRKVKAALRKLENQLAQ; this comes from the coding sequence ATGCAAGTTAATCAAGATGATAGAATTACACCTCAAGAAACCTCCTCAAGCAGTAATCGCTTTGCTTTGATTGCGATTGTGCTCGTCATCCTGCTCTCTGCGGGAGGTTATTATTACTACACCAAAGATGACTCACCCAAGCTCATCCCCAATGCGCCGATAGTGCTGCCTGAGCCGCCTTCATCTGAACCTATGACGCTCGAAACGGGCACTGAGCCAGAAACCGCGCCGGTGGAAAATGAAACCCCTGCGACGACCACGACGGAAACCGAAACCGTCGTCACGCCAACCGAGCCTGCGATTCCAGAAGAAGTCGTCCCCAGCCTGCCTGAGAGCGATGCCTTTGTGCATCAAAAAGCGCTGGCGATCATCAATAACAACGTGGTCGGCTCCTCCTTAGTGAACCAAGATTTGGCCCGTCAGTTTGTGGTGTTCGTGGACAACTTGGCCCAAGGCGATCTCGCCCGCAAAGTTAGCCCAGTCAAAGGCCCAGAAAAGCTGTTCACTGTGTCTGAAATCACGAGCAAAGTGTATTTAAATCCAGAGAGTTACCACAGATATGACGCCTATGCGACTGTGATTGCCAGCATGGATGAGCAAACCTTAATGCACACCTACAAACAGCTCACGCCGCTGTTTGACGAGGCCTTTGCCGAGTTGGGTTACAGCAACGCGAAATTCAATGACAGAATGCTGCAAGCCATTAAGATCATGCTCGCTGCTCCTATCATCGAAGAGCCTATTGAGCTGAGCTCAATCAGCGTGAACTACCGCTTTGTGGATCCTAATTTAGAAGCCTTACCGAGCGCGCAAAAACTGATGATCCGCATGGGGCCTGAAAACACCCGTAAAGTGAAAGCGGCGCTGCGTAAATTGGAAAACCAACTCGCCCAGTAA